TATGCATCCAAACGACAAATAGAAATCATTCCTGAAATTGAAATGCCGGCGCATACAGTCTCATCATTAGCCGCCTATCCGTCTCTTGCATGCCCTATAGTTAAACAGTTTATCGGAGTTTTGCCGGGATTGGGAGGAAAAAATTCTGAAATTGTATATTGCGCAGGGAATGACAGTGTATTCACTTTCCTTGAAAATGTAATCGACGAAGTAACCAAACTTTTTCCATCCCGTTACATTCACTTGGGAGGAGATGAAGCGTCAAAGACAAACTGGAAAAAATGTCCGCTCTGTCAGGCCAGAATGAAAGCTGAACATCTGAGTGATGAAGAAGAACTACAGAGTTACTTTATGAAACGAATGAGTAAATATGTTCGCAGCAAAGGGAAAGAAGTGATTGGCTGGGATGAACTTACAAACAGTGAACTCCCTGAAGGTTGCATCATCTTTGGATGGCAAGGTAACGGGAATGCAGCATATAAGGCCGGCAAACTGGGACATCGTTTTGTGATGACTCCTGCAAAAACTCTTTATCTAATTCGCTATCAGGGCCCACAATGGTTTGAGCCTCTCACCTACTTTGGCAATAATACATTAAAAAACGTATACGACTACGAACCCGTTCAGAAGGATTGGGACCCTAAAGTGGCAAAACTGTTAATGGGGGTTCAGGCTTCATTATGGACTGAATTTTGTAATACCCCGGAAGATGTGGAATATCTTATTTTTCCTCGACTGGCAGCGTTATCTGAAATTGCCTGGGGGAAAAAGGAAAACAAAAACTGGAATGGATTTTTAAAAAGGTTGGATGTTTTCAATAAACACTTGGATAAGATAGGAATAAACTATGCACGTTCCATGTATAATATCGACCATCAGGTAAAACCAAATAAAGAGAAATTAGACGTTACATTAAGTTGTATCAGACCTGATATGCTAATAAGGTATACAACTAATGGAAGCGCACCTACTAAAAACTCCAGACTCTATCATACTCCATTAACCATATCTCAACAGACAGTAATCAGAGCGGCTACATTTTCAGCCGGTAAGCAAATGGGCAAAACACTTTATCTGAAACTCGGCTGGAACAAGGCCACCGGTAAACCGGTACTTGGGAATAATCCCAACGGCTATTTGTTGACAAATGGATTAGAAGGAAGCAACAAACAGAGCGATTTCGAATGGTGCGGCTGGTACGACGGAGATGCAACATTTGTTGTGGATTTATTGAAAAAAGAATCGATAGATACCATAAAGATTGGATTTATAACCAATTATGGAATGGCCGTACATAAACCGTCGCAAGTAAAAATTCTGGTATCGGATGATAATGTAAATTTCAGAGAAGTTTCGGAGTTCTCATTCACTACCAAAGAGATTTTTACAGAGAGAACTAGACGGGAAGAAAAAACAATTAATCGCTTGAATACATCGGGACGTTTTGTTAAATTTGCCCTCAATAATCCGGGTCATTGTCCTGATAATCATGTTAGACCAGGTCAACCTACCTGGATGTATGTTGACGAAGTGACAATTAACTAAACTATATAACCATGAATTTTAAAAGAACCGTTGCAGCTTTTTATGCAACCCTTCTGTCTTTAGGCCTTTCGGCCCAAACTGTCGGAGTTACTCCTGAATGGCAAAGCCAATATGCTATTGGATTAAATAAACTTACTCCGCATACCTATGTTTGGAGGTATACCGATGAAACTTCTGCAATCACAGGTAATCATGAAAAATCGCCCTTCTATTTGAATCTGAACGGTGCATGGAAATTTAACTGGGTCAAGAACCCAGATAATCGTCCTAAAGATTTCTTCAAACCCTCCTTTTATGTTGCCGGATGGGCAGATATCAATGTTCCAGGCTGCTGGGAACGTCAGGGATACGGAACTCCGATCTATGTAAACGAAACCTATGAATTCGGAGAAGGCACCCCTCCTACCGTACCTCATAAAGAAAATGAAGTTGGTTCTTACCGCCGCACATTCACTATCCCTGCCGACTGGAAAGGCAGACGTGTAGTACTTTGTTGTGAAGGTGTCACTTCATTCTACTATATATGGCTGAACGGACAGTACCTGGGTTATAACATGGATTCCAAAACTCCTGCAGAATGGGACATCACAGACAAACTGAAAGATGGTGAAAATGTGGTTGCTCTGGAGGTGTACCGTTGGAGTTCGGGATCATATCTGGAATGTCAGGATATGTGGAGATTAAGCGGTATTGAAAGGGATGTTTATCTTTATAGCACCCCAAAGCAATTCATTGCAGACTATAAAGTGACATCCACTTTGGATAAAAACAATTATCGCGATGGGATTTTCCAATTAACAACTTCTGTTCATGGGAAATCATCGGGTGCTGCATCTGTTTCATATAGGCTTATGGATGCTGATGGAAAAACTATACTTCAGGATAACAGTCCACTTATAAAAGCCGAGAATCTTGTTTTTGCAGAGAAAACCATTCCTTCGGTAAAAGCATGGAGTGCCGAACATCCTGATCTTTATTCACTGGTTATCGAATTAAAAGATGCCAACGGAAAGGTTACTGAAACAACAGCCTGCAAGATTGGCTTTAAAACATCTGAAATTAAAAATGGACGTTTTTGCATCAACGGAGTTCCGGTTCTGGTAAAAGGGGTGAATCGTCATATCTTTACTCAGGCGGGACATACAACCAGCAAGGAACTAATGGAACTGGATGTAAAACTGATGAAGCAAAACAACATCAACACTGTTCGTAGTGCGCACTATCCGAACGATTCTTACTGGTACGAACTTTGTGATAAATATGGATTGTATGTAATTGACGAAGCAAATATTGAATCACATGGAATGGGCTATGGAAAAGCTTCCTTAGCCAAGGACAGCACCTGGCTACTTGCCCACATGGACAGAACAAAACGAATGTACGAGCGTTCCAAAAATCATCCTTCAATCATTATCTGGTCTCTTGGAAACGAAGCTGGAAACGGAACCAACTTTGAACATACTTACAGATGGCTTAAATCCGTTGAAAATAACCGTCCGGTTCAATATGAACTTGCACGTGAAGATTTCAATACGGATATTTATTGCCGTATGTACCGTTCTATAGATGAAATAAAGAAGTATGTATCAAGAAAAGATATCTATCGTCCCTTTATACTATGCGAATATCTTCATGCTATGGGCAACAGCTGTGGTGGGATGAAAGACTACTGGGACGTTTTTGAAAATGAACCTATGGCTCAGGGAGGATGTATCTGGGACTGGGTGGATCAATCATTCCGCGAAGTGGATGCAAATGGCAAATGGTACTGGTCTTACGGCGGTGACTACGGCCCAAAAGATGTTCCCAGCTTCGGCAACTTCTGTGGAAATGGTCTGGTGAATGCAATTCGTGAACCTCACCCTCATTTATTCGAAGCTAAAAAGGTGTATCAGAATATCAAATCAAAACTAGTGGATGCACAAAATCTGACTATAGAGGTGAAAAACTGGTTCGATTTTACTAACCTAAATGAGTACAAGCTGCAATGGCAGATTGTAGGTGACAATGGAAAAGTTATTGCTCAAGGTGAAAAGAATGTAGATTGCGAACCACATACTACTGTAAAAGTATCTATTGGTAAGACAACACTTCCTCAGAATATCCGTGAAGCATACCTTAACCTGAACTGGTTTACAAAGAAAGAGAACGGTATGATTCCTGCAAATCATGAGGTGGCATATGATCAGTTCGTGCTGGCCGGTAATGCCAAATATCGCCCGGAAGTGAAAACTATAAATGGATCATCACTAAAACAAACCGGCTACCAAATCAAGAACAATCTATTCAGTGCAGAATTTGATAAAGAAAGCGGTGCCTTGAAATCGTATGTTTACAACGGCAAAGAGATGCTTTCTACTCCTTTGACAATAAGCTTATATCGTCCAGCTACAGATAATGACAATCGTGATGGCGGCATAAACGGATCAAAAGCATGGAGAGCAGCAGGACTAAACAAGCTAACTCAGCAAGCAACAGATCTAAAACTTGAAAAAAACAGAGTCACCGCATCAATTAAACTAGTTAACGATAAATCTGTTAAAGTAGGTGATGCTGTACTTGTTTATACTTTCAAGAAAAACGGCGAGGTTCGCATTAATACGACTTTCACACCGGATACCGCGGTAGTAAAATCAGTAGCCCGTTTGGGATTGACATTTGAAATGCCAGCAGAATACGGGCAGGTTTCTTACCTGGGTAGAGGTGATATCGAAACATATGCAGATCGCAAGGCATGCGGACGTATTGGTATTTACAACCAGAGTGTGGAAAGTATGTTCCACTACTACATTACTCCGCAATCAACAGGAAACAGGACCGATACCCGCTGGATGAAACTTAGCAATGAATCAGGTTTTGGATTTCATTTTGAGAGTTCAGCCCCGTTCCAGTTCAGTGTAATTCCTTTCACCGACAAAATGTTGGATGAAGCACTGCATATCAATAAACTGGAGCGTGAAGGTATTGTAACCGTTCACTTGGATGCTGAGCAGAATGGTGTGGGAACTGCAACATGCGGCCCAGGCGTTCTTCCCAAATATCGTGTACCAATGACACAACATACATTTGAATTCACTTTAAGACCTGAAAAATGAGAAAACTCAATCTAAGTATCCTAGGGGCATTCTTCACGCTGTTTGCCCTGCAAGCACAACAGACAGAGAAATATTACACAAAACATGTAGAATTTCCTGCAAATGCTACATTGGAAGAAAAAGTCGACATGGCCGCCAGACTGGTTCCATCAAAACAACAACTCGCCTGGCAGAAGACAGAATTGACCGCTTTCCTTCACTTCGGTATTAATACTTTCACCGGACGTGAATGGGGGGATGGGAAAGAAGATGAAGCACTCTTCAATCCTTCCGAACTGAATACTGAACAATGGGTTCGCACCTTGAAAGAGTGTGGATTCAAGATGGTAATCCTTACTGCCAAGCATCACGATGGCTTTTGTTTGTGGCCAACTAAAACCACGAAGCATTCAGTAGCTTCATCTCCCTGGAAAAACGGGAAAGGAGATGTGGTAGCCGAATTAAAGAAGGCATGCGATAAATATGGCATGAAAATTGGTCTCTACCTCTCACCCTGGGACAGAAACGCGTCTTGTTACGGTGATTCTCCAGCTTACAATAAATTCTTTATTGAACAGTTGACCGAGTTGCTTACCAATTATGGAGAAGTAAACGAAGTATGGTTTGACGGAGCCTGTGGTGAAGGTCCAAACGGGAAAAAACAAGTATACGACTGGGACACCTTCTATAAAACCATCAAGCGTCTGCAACCCAATGCTGTAATGGCCATCATGGGTGATGATGTACGCTGGGTAGGAAACGAAAGCGGTATGGGTCGTGATGCAGAATGGAGCTCCACAGCACTGGCTCCGGGTGTTTACGAACGTTCTGCTTCTGTAAATAAGGAACTTGGTATCAATGCACAATCAAAAGACCTGGGTAGCCGTAATATCCTTGCCAAAGCAAAAGAGTTGTTCTGGTATCCTTCTGAAGTCGATGTATCTATCCGTCCGGGATGGTTCTACCATGCAAGCGAGGACAGTCAAGTGAAGTCGCTTGAGAAGCTTACCAACATCTACTTCCAGTCTGTTGGCTACAACTCGGTGTTATTGCTGAACATTCCTCCTGATAAGAGAGGGTTGATTCATGAAAACGACGTACAACGTCTGAAAGAGTTCGCTGCCTACATCAAGGGAACCTTTGCAGACAACAAGGTGCTGAAAGGGAACTTGCCATGGAAGGCAAGCGCCGGAACATCAAAAATTTATACGTTGAAACCAGGTTCAAACATAAATACTGTACTTCTGCAAGAAGATATTTCCAAAGGCCAGCGTATTGAATCGTTTGTTATTGAAGTCTTTAGTAACAATAAATGGAAAGAGGTGGCTAATGGAAAATCTGTTGGTTACAAACGCCTTGCCCGTTTCCCGGTCTGTTCTGCAAGCAAACTAAGAATCACGATAAAGGAAAGCCGTCTTGCAGCCAATATCGGTAATGTAGGTGCTTATTTTGCAAAACCACTTTCAAAAGAAGACGAAAGCCTCAAGCTTTCAGATGTTTCTCAGAAAAACTGGAAAACAATGCCATCTGAAGCGGTTGCCGCAATTGATGCCAATCCGAAAACTTTCTGGAAGAGTAAAACCCTCTCTCCATTAGTGGTTGATATGGGTGAAACGATCAACATCAAAGGATTCACCTATGCTCCTGTATCCGGTGAAGACAAATCTGGAACTATCTATACTTATCAGTTCTACGTAAGTACCGATGGAGAGAACTGGACCAAATGCGCATGTAGCGGAGAATTTAGCAACATCATGCACAATCCTATCCCACAATTCGTCCGTTTCAGCAAAGAATACGCAGCACGTTATCTGAAACTAGTTCCGATAAGTGAAATTGGCAACAAGCAATTTTTCACCATTTCTGAACTGGGAATTTTGAATAAATAAAATTAAATTCATATACTTGCACCTGCATCTTAGGTTAATGCCTTGATGCAGGTGCTTCTTTTTTGTACCAACTTGTTCTTTTACCATAAAAAACAGATAAATTGAAAGTATTCAAAATTTACATCACATTATTTCTACTCCTTATTATTAGAGGGGTGTGCGCCAAAGACATCACATTTAACAGACTTACAACCGACGAAGGACTATCCCAATTTTCAGTGAATTCAATTTATGAAGATGAGAAGGGATTTATCTGGATTGGAACTAGAGAAGGTTTGAACAGATATAGCGGTAATAGCATAAAAACATTCAAACTGGTCAAAAATGATCCCGGAAGTTTATTTAGTAATACAGTACTGAGAATCGTCGGAGACAAAAAAGGAAAGATTTATTTGTTATGTAACGATGGAGTTGCTGAATACAATATTCAGACAGAAAAATTCACGACTCTTCTGGAAGGTGAAATCTCAGCAATCTATTATGCTAACCGCTTATTTATTGGGAAAAGAAACGAGATTTATTATTATAACGATCAGACCAAAAGTTTTAACCTTTTCTATACAATTGCCGGATCAAACAATAAAATTACCACGCTTTCTCTCGATTCGGGAAACAAACTCTGGATAGGCACTGATCAAAATGGTGTATATGTTCTCGATAGTCGACGGGTCTTGACTCATCCTATTAAAAAAGGAAATATAACCAGTATTTATAAAGACTCTAAAAACGAATTATGGATCGGGAGCTGGGAAAATGGACTTTATCATGTAACTCCGAAAGGGATTACTAATATTACCCACAATCCCTTATCTGCAAACTCCATTTCTTCAAACTTTGTACGTAGTTGTTGCGAAGATAATCAGGGAAACCTCTGGATTGGAACTTTTAACGGGCTTAACAAGTACGATAAAAAAACAAATAGATATACTTTATACACTCCAAATGACAGACCAGGAAGTCTGACAAATCAGTCTATCTGGTGCATAATCAAAGACAGACAAGGTACCATCTGGACCGGGACCTATTTCGGAGGAGTCAACTATTTCAATCCCGAATATGAAATCTACAATAAATATGAGGCCACGGAAAAGGAACAAGAAGGCCTCAGCTCTCCAATTGTCGGAAGAATGGTTGAGGACAAAAATCATAATTTATGGATTGGAACCGAAGGAGGTGGTCTAAACTTCTACGACAGGAAAAAACATATATTCAAATGGTACAAGTCCAACAAAGGCCAAAACGCTATCTCCCAAAGCAATATCAAATCCATTTATTACAATGGGAAAGAGGATATCTTATGGATTGGAACCCATTTAGGAGGTTTAAATAAATTTGATATTAGAAAAAGCACATTCACTCACTATCGGGCAAACGAAAACGACCCTACCAGCCTCCCATCTGATATTGTAAAAGACATTCTTCCCTATAAAGGAGAGTTAATTCTCGGTACACACAACGGAGTCTGTATCTTTAATCCTCAAGACGGAAAATCAAGAAGACTTTTCACCAATCAGAAGGATGGTCACCTTATAAAAATGATAACCGACCTATTTATTGATCATCTGGGTATACTCTGGATTGCTGTGCCTGGTGAAGGAGTCTTTTCTTATAATTTTAAAACAGACAAACTCACAAACTATGTGCACAATTCTCAGAATCCAGCCAGTATCAGCAGTAATAATATCAACTCAATTGTGGAGGACCGCTATCATAACCTTTGGTTTGCCACTTCAGGCAGCGGATTGGATCGGTTCAATTATTCAACAAATACATTCGAAAATTTTGATTCTCAAAAAAACGGACTGCTCAGCGACTGCATCTATGAAATCTTTGAGTCACGACAGAACAAGCTACTTATTATCACCAATCAGGGATTTTCAACTTTCGATTATCAGAAAAAGAGATTTTACAACTACAATAAGGAAAACGGGTTCCCTTTTACGGCCATTAATGAAAATGCTCTTTACCAGACTACAGATGGTGAAATTTTTATCGGAGGGATCAATGGGATGATTTCTTTTTACGAGAAAGATCTTAATTTCCAGCCAAAACCCTACAACATTGTTTTCAGCCGTTTAATAGTTAATAATAAAGAGATCCAGGTTGGTGATGAGTCGGGGATTTTGGAAAGTGCCTTATCTGAAACACAAAAGATAAAGCTAAAACATAGTCAGTCATTCAACATTCAGATTGCTACCACAAACTTCATTGCCAGCAACAAAGGAGATATTGAATATCGCTTAAAAGGATTCTCCGACAAATGGATCAGTACTCATGGTAACAACATTCTCACTTATACCAACCTGAATCCGGGTAAATACACATTGCTGGTAAGGGTCCATAAGGGAGATGTTATCGGTCCGGAGGCCAAACTGGAAATAGAAATACTTCCACCTTTTTACAAAACAATCTGGGCCTATCTCTTATATATTGCAATAGCCAGCACAATAGCTTATTATATCAAAAAGTCTTATAAAGAACGTATCAGACTACAAGAATCATTGAAATACGAGCAAAAACACATACAAGATATTGAACTTCTCAACCAATCGAAA
The Bacteroides sedimenti genome window above contains:
- a CDS encoding alpha-L-fucosidase: MRKLNLSILGAFFTLFALQAQQTEKYYTKHVEFPANATLEEKVDMAARLVPSKQQLAWQKTELTAFLHFGINTFTGREWGDGKEDEALFNPSELNTEQWVRTLKECGFKMVILTAKHHDGFCLWPTKTTKHSVASSPWKNGKGDVVAELKKACDKYGMKIGLYLSPWDRNASCYGDSPAYNKFFIEQLTELLTNYGEVNEVWFDGACGEGPNGKKQVYDWDTFYKTIKRLQPNAVMAIMGDDVRWVGNESGMGRDAEWSSTALAPGVYERSASVNKELGINAQSKDLGSRNILAKAKELFWYPSEVDVSIRPGWFYHASEDSQVKSLEKLTNIYFQSVGYNSVLLLNIPPDKRGLIHENDVQRLKEFAAYIKGTFADNKVLKGNLPWKASAGTSKIYTLKPGSNINTVLLQEDISKGQRIESFVIEVFSNNKWKEVANGKSVGYKRLARFPVCSASKLRITIKESRLAANIGNVGAYFAKPLSKEDESLKLSDVSQKNWKTMPSEAVAAIDANPKTFWKSKTLSPLVVDMGETINIKGFTYAPVSGEDKSGTIYTYQFYVSTDGENWTKCACSGEFSNIMHNPIPQFVRFSKEYAARYLKLVPISEIGNKQFFTISELGILNK
- a CDS encoding beta-N-acetylhexosaminidase is translated as MNIVKTLLLSITLCFSGGISGKDFSNNKWVIPQINNLKSGNGTFHITRHTTMGVENKEQAEVAKLFASLFYSASASFPTIKIGNNQADIVFVTNKNLKEEAYKLNVTSHKIKIEASGIPGFFYATQTLRQLLPADIEDKQKAIKAVWSIPAMTIEDEPRFGYRGLMLDVARYFIPKETVLKIVNSMGLLKLNKLHLHLVDDNGWRLEIKKYPKLTEVGAWKVERKVPFPDRRNPEPGEVATAGGFYSQQDIKEIIAYASKRQIEIIPEIEMPAHTVSSLAAYPSLACPIVKQFIGVLPGLGGKNSEIVYCAGNDSVFTFLENVIDEVTKLFPSRYIHLGGDEASKTNWKKCPLCQARMKAEHLSDEEELQSYFMKRMSKYVRSKGKEVIGWDELTNSELPEGCIIFGWQGNGNAAYKAGKLGHRFVMTPAKTLYLIRYQGPQWFEPLTYFGNNTLKNVYDYEPVQKDWDPKVAKLLMGVQASLWTEFCNTPEDVEYLIFPRLAALSEIAWGKKENKNWNGFLKRLDVFNKHLDKIGINYARSMYNIDHQVKPNKEKLDVTLSCIRPDMLIRYTTNGSAPTKNSRLYHTPLTISQQTVIRAATFSAGKQMGKTLYLKLGWNKATGKPVLGNNPNGYLLTNGLEGSNKQSDFEWCGWYDGDATFVVDLLKKESIDTIKIGFITNYGMAVHKPSQVKILVSDDNVNFREVSEFSFTTKEIFTERTRREEKTINRLNTSGRFVKFALNNPGHCPDNHVRPGQPTWMYVDEVTIN
- a CDS encoding glycoside hydrolase family 2 TIM barrel-domain containing protein → MNFKRTVAAFYATLLSLGLSAQTVGVTPEWQSQYAIGLNKLTPHTYVWRYTDETSAITGNHEKSPFYLNLNGAWKFNWVKNPDNRPKDFFKPSFYVAGWADINVPGCWERQGYGTPIYVNETYEFGEGTPPTVPHKENEVGSYRRTFTIPADWKGRRVVLCCEGVTSFYYIWLNGQYLGYNMDSKTPAEWDITDKLKDGENVVALEVYRWSSGSYLECQDMWRLSGIERDVYLYSTPKQFIADYKVTSTLDKNNYRDGIFQLTTSVHGKSSGAASVSYRLMDADGKTILQDNSPLIKAENLVFAEKTIPSVKAWSAEHPDLYSLVIELKDANGKVTETTACKIGFKTSEIKNGRFCINGVPVLVKGVNRHIFTQAGHTTSKELMELDVKLMKQNNINTVRSAHYPNDSYWYELCDKYGLYVIDEANIESHGMGYGKASLAKDSTWLLAHMDRTKRMYERSKNHPSIIIWSLGNEAGNGTNFEHTYRWLKSVENNRPVQYELAREDFNTDIYCRMYRSIDEIKKYVSRKDIYRPFILCEYLHAMGNSCGGMKDYWDVFENEPMAQGGCIWDWVDQSFREVDANGKWYWSYGGDYGPKDVPSFGNFCGNGLVNAIREPHPHLFEAKKVYQNIKSKLVDAQNLTIEVKNWFDFTNLNEYKLQWQIVGDNGKVIAQGEKNVDCEPHTTVKVSIGKTTLPQNIREAYLNLNWFTKKENGMIPANHEVAYDQFVLAGNAKYRPEVKTINGSSLKQTGYQIKNNLFSAEFDKESGALKSYVYNGKEMLSTPLTISLYRPATDNDNRDGGINGSKAWRAAGLNKLTQQATDLKLEKNRVTASIKLVNDKSVKVGDAVLVYTFKKNGEVRINTTFTPDTAVVKSVARLGLTFEMPAEYGQVSYLGRGDIETYADRKACGRIGIYNQSVESMFHYYITPQSTGNRTDTRWMKLSNESGFGFHFESSAPFQFSVIPFTDKMLDEALHINKLEREGIVTVHLDAEQNGVGTATCGPGVLPKYRVPMTQHTFEFTLRPEK
- a CDS encoding hybrid sensor histidine kinase/response regulator transcription factor yields the protein MKVFKIYITLFLLLIIRGVCAKDITFNRLTTDEGLSQFSVNSIYEDEKGFIWIGTREGLNRYSGNSIKTFKLVKNDPGSLFSNTVLRIVGDKKGKIYLLCNDGVAEYNIQTEKFTTLLEGEISAIYYANRLFIGKRNEIYYYNDQTKSFNLFYTIAGSNNKITTLSLDSGNKLWIGTDQNGVYVLDSRRVLTHPIKKGNITSIYKDSKNELWIGSWENGLYHVTPKGITNITHNPLSANSISSNFVRSCCEDNQGNLWIGTFNGLNKYDKKTNRYTLYTPNDRPGSLTNQSIWCIIKDRQGTIWTGTYFGGVNYFNPEYEIYNKYEATEKEQEGLSSPIVGRMVEDKNHNLWIGTEGGGLNFYDRKKHIFKWYKSNKGQNAISQSNIKSIYYNGKEDILWIGTHLGGLNKFDIRKSTFTHYRANENDPTSLPSDIVKDILPYKGELILGTHNGVCIFNPQDGKSRRLFTNQKDGHLIKMITDLFIDHLGILWIAVPGEGVFSYNFKTDKLTNYVHNSQNPASISSNNINSIVEDRYHNLWFATSGSGLDRFNYSTNTFENFDSQKNGLLSDCIYEIFESRQNKLLIITNQGFSTFDYQKKRFYNYNKENGFPFTAINENALYQTTDGEIFIGGINGMISFYEKDLNFQPKPYNIVFSRLIVNNKEIQVGDESGILESALSETQKIKLKHSQSFNIQIATTNFIASNKGDIEYRLKGFSDKWISTHGNNILTYTNLNPGKYTLLVRVHKGDVIGPEAKLEIEILPPFYKTIWAYLLYIAIASTIAYYIKKSYKERIRLQESLKYEQKHIQDIELLNQSKLRFFTNISHEFRTPLTLIIGQVEMLLQYQSFTPAIYNKVLGIYKNSVQLRELITELLDFRKQEQGHMNIKVARHNLISFLNENYLIFLEYANSKQINLQFNKSTDSLEVWFDLKQMQKVINNLLSNAFKHTEAEGNISITVKQSENRAVIEVKDSGRGIDPKEIDKIFNRFYQTEIMESDVNYVGTGIGLALTKGIIDLHHGTVEVNSEINKGTTFTIKLRLGNEHFNHDQILIKEELQEEAEIEQPESELHFEQEALEESRKNRIRNSKMLIVEDNESLRNMLVNIFDTFYEVISAADGEEGLQKARSEMPNIILSDVMMPKLSGTELCKQLKADFDTCHIPVVLLTARTAIEHNLEGLRIGADDYITKPFNINILVSRCNNLVNSRLLLQEKFSKQPQAFAQILATNPIDKDLIDKAMKIIDRHLDDTEFNVNTFAKEIGIARTNLFAKIKAITGQTPNDFILTVRLKKGALLLRNNPELNISEISDRIGFSSSRYFSKCFKDVYHVSPLLYRKGSAGEEGEEDLTLEE